The Polynucleobacter sp. TSB-Sco08W16 genome includes a region encoding these proteins:
- the petA gene encoding ubiquinol-cytochrome c reductase iron-sulfur subunit: MSDKPCMDKDRRNWLIATSAVGGVGAAAALYPFIDSFEPSERAKAAGAPVEIDITGMKPDEMRTAEWRGKPVWVVRRTPEQVAELSKIDNELADPNSLRDPSQFTPPYAQNQWRSIKPEYLVVVGICTHLGCSPNAKFEAGPQPSLPNTWPGGFLCPCHGSTFDMAGRVYKNKPAPDNLEVPPHMYLSDTKILIGDDKKA, from the coding sequence ATGAGTGACAAGCCCTGTATGGACAAGGATCGCCGTAATTGGTTGATCGCTACATCGGCGGTTGGTGGCGTAGGTGCAGCCGCAGCCCTTTATCCTTTTATTGACAGTTTTGAGCCTTCTGAGCGTGCTAAAGCCGCCGGTGCACCTGTTGAAATTGATATCACTGGCATGAAGCCAGATGAAATGAGAACAGCTGAGTGGCGTGGAAAGCCAGTTTGGGTTGTGCGTCGCACCCCTGAGCAAGTTGCTGAATTATCCAAAATTGATAATGAATTGGCCGATCCGAATTCTTTGCGTGATCCATCTCAATTCACCCCTCCTTATGCCCAGAATCAATGGCGCTCGATTAAACCTGAGTATTTAGTTGTAGTGGGTATTTGTACTCATCTAGGCTGCTCTCCTAATGCTAAATTTGAAGCAGGCCCACAGCCTTCTCTGCCAAACACTTGGCCTGGTGGCTTCCTGTGCCCATGCCATGGCTCTACTTTTGATATGGCGGGTCGTGTATACAAAAATAAACCAGCCCCAGATAACCTTGAAGTACCGCCGCATATGTATTTGAGCGATACCAAGATTCTGATTGGCGATGATAAGAAGGCCTAA